One stretch of Emys orbicularis isolate rEmyOrb1 chromosome 7, rEmyOrb1.hap1, whole genome shotgun sequence DNA includes these proteins:
- the BORCS7 gene encoding BLOC-1-related complex subunit 7 translates to MAAAPAGSAADAQARFGRSVKGLLIDRVTGCGTDVIALTKQVLKGSRSSELLGHAARNMVMQEDAILHSEDSLRKMAIITTHLQYQQEAIQKNVEHSSNLQDQLSHLLK, encoded by the exons ATGGCGGCGGCTCCGGCGGGGAGTGCGGCCGATGCCCAGGCGCGGTTCGGCCGCTCGGTGAAGGGGCTGCTGATCGACAGGGTGACCGGCTGCGGCACCGACGTGATCGCCCTCACCAAGCAGGTGCTGAAAGGCTCGCGGagctccgag CTCCTGGGTCATGCTGCTAGAAACATGGTGATGCAAGAAGATGCCATCCTGCACTCGGAAGAT AGTCTAAGGAAGATGGCTATCATAACCACTCATCTCCAGTACCA ACAAGAAGCTATTCAGAAGAA CGTCGAGCATTCATCAAATCTGCAGGACCAGCTGAGTCACCTTCTGAAATGA